In the genome of Manis javanica isolate MJ-LG chromosome 17, MJ_LKY, whole genome shotgun sequence, one region contains:
- the LOC118973781 gene encoding vomeronasal type-1 receptor 4-like, with protein sequence MLFKEDVLQTTGEVTLKTTFLLQIIVGTMANVTLFFHNVSPVLYGCKQRPTHAVLTHMALANLLALLSSGIPHTMVTFLLTNPLSSLGCKLVYYTQRVARSSTLCSTCVLSTYQLFTLIPGRVECTMLRRAPRVTGPSCCVCWVLGLLLNISIPVNVTDAQNTGNYTDTQGRWFCSSPSPRAFIVILWSCPDAVFIGLMVWGSGSMVGLLRRHHQRVQYIHTPRGPHTCPPETRAAHTILMLVVTFVAFYMMNLGFTFYITFFLDLQLWLIQTCNVLALCFPTVSPFLLVLRDPRTPRLCS encoded by the coding sequence ATGCTTTTTAAGGAAGATGTCCTACAAACCACAGGGGAAGTAACTCTGAAAACCACCTTTCTGCTACAAATTATAGTTGGGACGATGGCCAATGTCACCCTCTTTTTCCATAATGTCTCCCCAGTCTTGTATGGCTGCAAGCAGAGACCCACACATGCAGTTCTCACCCACATGGCCTTGGCCAATCTCTTGGCTCTTCTCTCCTCTGGGATTCCCCACACAATGGTGACTTTTCTTTTGACCAACCCCCTGTCCAGTCTTGGGTGTAAACTTGTATATTATACACAGAGAGTGGCTCGCAGCTCCACCCTGTGCTCCACCTGTGTCCTGAGCACCTACCAGTTGTTCACACTCATCCCTGGGAGAGTGGAGTGCACGATGCTCAGGAGAGCCCCCAGGGTCACTGGTCCTTCCTGCTGTGTCTGCTGGGTGTTGGGTCTCTTATTGAATATCTCTATTCCTGTGAATGTTACTGATGCACAGAACACAGGAAATTATACTGACACACAGGGCAGGTGGTTCTGCTCATCCCCGAGTCCCAGGGCTTTTATTGTCATCCTGTGGTCCTGTCCGGATGCCGTGTTTATTGGTCTCATGGTCTGGGGCAGTGGCTCCATGGTGGGTCTGCTCCGCAGACATCACCAGAGGGTGCAGTATATTCACACCCCCAGGGGCCCCCACACCTGCCCCCCAGAGACCAGAGCCGCCCACACCATCCTGATGCTGGTGGTCACCTTTGTCGCCTTCTACATGATGAATTTGGGTTTTACGTTTTACATCACTTTCTTTTTAGACCTTCAGCTCTGGCTGATACAGACATGTAATGTTTTGGCTTTGTGTTTCCCCACTGTGAGCCCCTTCCTGCTGGTCCTTAGGGACCCCAGAACTCCCAGGCTTTGCTCTTGA